The following are from one region of the Pseudochaenichthys georgianus unplaced genomic scaffold, fPseGeo1.2 scaffold_911_arrow_ctg1, whole genome shotgun sequence genome:
- the rnf4 gene encoding E3 ubiquitin-protein ligase RNF4 isoform X2, translating to MSSPRKRRGTGSAPVPRLRTKTARRANTTREASREASREASIAASIAASIAAEVSRSEGEATPPTETIDVMEDGVEEVVDLTCEGGEAVVDLTNNDSVLLVDEGPQNRRVPSGESYVVSSDEEAPPPNAAVMPFQQKTSSSRSDPGMISCPVCLDMYSEIVDSGRLVVSTKCGHVFCSQCLRDSLKSSHTCPTCRKKLTPRQYHPLYV from the exons atgagcagccct AGGAAGAGAAGAGGAACAGGAAGTGCTCCGGTTCCCAGACTCCGCACCAAGACCGCCAGACGAGCTAACACGACCAGAGAAGCTAGCAGAGAAGCTAGCAGAGAAGCTAGCATAGCAGCTAGCATAGCAGCTAGCATAGCAGCGGAGGTTAGCAGGTCTGAAGGTGAAGCTACCCCCCCGACTGAGACCATCGATGTGATGGAGGACG GTGTGGAGGAGGTGGTGGATCTCACCTGTGAGGGGGGGGAGGCTGTGGTCGACCTGACAAACAACGACTCTGTGCTG CTGGTGGACGAAG GTCCTCAGAACCGCAGAGTCCCGAGCGGTGAGAGTTACGTCGTCAGCAGTGATGAAGAGGCGCCGCCCCCCAACGCTGCAGTAATGCCCTTCCAACAGAAGACAAGCTCCTCCAG GTCGGATCCGGGGATGATCAGCTGTCCTGTCTGTCTCGACATGTACTCGGAG ATCGTCGACAGCGGCCGATTGGTCGTTTCCACTAAATGTGGTCACGTGTTCTGCAGCCAATGTCTGAGAGACTCTCTGAAGTCATCACACACCTGCCCCACCTGCAGGAAGAAGCTGACGCCCCGCCAGTACCACCCCCTCTATGTGTGA
- the rnf4 gene encoding E3 ubiquitin-protein ligase RNF4 isoform X1, with amino-acid sequence MLVCCNVSVFCVCARTQRKRRGTGSAPVPRLRTKTARRANTTREASREASREASIAASIAASIAAEVSRSEGEATPPTETIDVMEDGVEEVVDLTCEGGEAVVDLTNNDSVLLVDEGPQNRRVPSGESYVVSSDEEAPPPNAAVMPFQQKTSSSRSDPGMISCPVCLDMYSEIVDSGRLVVSTKCGHVFCSQCLRDSLKSSHTCPTCRKKLTPRQYHPLYV; translated from the exons ATGTTAGTGTGTTGTAATGttagtgtgttttgtgtgtgtgcgcgcacgcAGAGGAAGAGAAGAGGAACAGGAAGTGCTCCGGTTCCCAGACTCCGCACCAAGACCGCCAGACGAGCTAACACGACCAGAGAAGCTAGCAGAGAAGCTAGCAGAGAAGCTAGCATAGCAGCTAGCATAGCAGCTAGCATAGCAGCGGAGGTTAGCAGGTCTGAAGGTGAAGCTACCCCCCCGACTGAGACCATCGATGTGATGGAGGACG GTGTGGAGGAGGTGGTGGATCTCACCTGTGAGGGGGGGGAGGCTGTGGTCGACCTGACAAACAACGACTCTGTGCTG CTGGTGGACGAAG GTCCTCAGAACCGCAGAGTCCCGAGCGGTGAGAGTTACGTCGTCAGCAGTGATGAAGAGGCGCCGCCCCCCAACGCTGCAGTAATGCCCTTCCAACAGAAGACAAGCTCCTCCAG GTCGGATCCGGGGATGATCAGCTGTCCTGTCTGTCTCGACATGTACTCGGAG ATCGTCGACAGCGGCCGATTGGTCGTTTCCACTAAATGTGGTCACGTGTTCTGCAGCCAATGTCTGAGAGACTCTCTGAAGTCATCACACACCTGCCCCACCTGCAGGAAGAAGCTGACGCCCCGCCAGTACCACCCCCTCTATGTGTGA
- the LOC117444740 gene encoding uncharacterized protein yields MGAPRPYPPPPSVRLYPPSPSSDSTPQSDPTPPPPQSDSPPPSPSVRLYPPSVRPYPPSPSVRLYPPPPQSDSTPPTPQSDSTPPSDSTPLPLSQTLPPSPSVRLYPSVRPYPPSPSVRLLPPSPSVRLYPPLPLSQDPTPPPPQSDSTPPPPQSDSTPLPSVRTLPLSQTLPPLPISQTLPPLPLSQTYPPYPSVRLYPPSPSVRLYPPYPSVRHLHHPPPSVPDPTHPLPLSQTLPPPPPQSDPTTPYPSVRTLPPSPSVRLYPPYPLSQTLPPLPPQSDSTPPNPSVRTLPPLPLSQTLTPPTPQSGLYPSVRPYPPSPSVRLYPPPPQSDSTPPTPQSDSTPLPLSQTLPPYPSVRLYPPYPLSQTLPLSQTLPPPPLSQTLPPLPLSQTLPPQSDPTPLPSVRLYPSVRPYPPLPLSQTLPPSPSVRLYPPYPSVRLYPPYPSVRLYPPPPQLDSTPQSDPTPPTPSVRLYPPPPQSDSTPPYPSVRLYPPPPQSDSTPLPLSQTLPLSQTLPPPPLSQTLPPPPPHQTLPPSPSGQTLPPSPQSDSTPPPPQSDPTPPPPHQTLPPSPSVRLYPSVRPYPPSPSVRLYPPLPLSQTLPPSPSVRLYPSVRPYPPPPQSDSTPLPPQSDSTPLPLSQTLPPLPLSQTLPLSQTLPPSPSVRLYPSVRPYPPPPQSDSTPQSDPTPLPLSQTLPLSQTLPPSPSVRPYPPSPSVRPYPPSPSVRPYPRSPSVRPYPRSPSVRPYPPSPSVRLKE; encoded by the exons ATGGGTGCTCCCAgaccctaccccccccccccctcagtcagactctaccccccctccccctca tcAGACTCTACCCCTCAGTCAGACcctaccccccctccccctcagtcagactctccccccccctccccctcagtcAGACTCTACCCCCCCTCAGTCAGACcctaccccccctccccctcagtcagactctacccccctccccctcagtcAGACTCTACCCCCCCTACCCCTCAGTCAGACTCTACCCCTCCA tcagactctacccccctccccctcagtcagactctacccccctccccctcagtcAGACTCTACCCCTCAGTCAGACcctaccccccctccccctcagtcagactcttacccccctccccctcagtcAGACTCTACCCCCCACTCCCCCTCAGTCAGGACcctaccccccctccccctcagtcagactctaccccccctccccctcagtcAGACTCTACCCCCCTCCCCTCAGTCAGGACTCTACCCCTCAGTCAGACCCTACCCCCCCTCCCCATCAGTCAGACtctaccccccctccccctcagtcAGACCTACCCCCCCTACCCCTCAGTCAGACtctaccccccctccccctcagtcAGACTCTACCCCCCCTACCCCTCAGTCAGACACCTACACCACCCTCCCCCTTCAGTTCCGGACCCTACCCACCCCCTCCCCCTCAGTCAGACTctacccccccctccccctcagtcAGACCCTACCACCCCCTACCCCTCAGTCAGGactctacccccctccccctcagtcAGACTCTACCCCCCCTACCCCCTCAGTCAGACcctaccccccctcccccctcagtCAGACTCTACCCCCCCTAACCCCTCAGTCAGGACTCTACCCCCCCTACCCCTCAGTCAGACTCTAACCCCCCCTACCCCTCAGTCAGGACTCTACCCCTCAGTCAGACcctaccccccctccccctcagtcagactctacccccctccccctcagtcAGACTCTACCCCCCCTACCCCTCAGTCAGactctacccccctccccctcagtcAGACTCTACCCCCCTACCCCTCAGTCAGACTCTACCCCCCCTACCCCCTAAGTCAGACTCTACCCCTCAGTCAGACTctacccccccctcccctcagtcagactctaccccccctccccctcagtcAGACTCTACCCCCTCAGTCAGAccctacccccctcccctcaGTTAGACTCTACCCCTCAGTCAGACCctacccccccctccccctcagtcagactctacccccctccccctcagtcAGACTCTACCCCCCCTACCCCTCAGTCAGACTCTACCCCCCCTACCCCTCAGTCAGactctacccccctccccctcagttAGACTCTACCCCTCAGTCAGACCctaccccccccaccccctcagtcagactctacccccctccccctcagtcAGACTCTACCCCCCCCTACCCCTCAGTCAGactctacccccctccccctcagtcagactctacccccctccccctcagtcAGACTCTACCCCTCAGTCAgaccctaccccccccccccctcagtcagaccctacccccccctccccctca tcagactctacccccctccccctcaggTCAGACTCTACCCCCCTCCCCTCAGTCAGACtctaccccccctccccctcagtcagaccctaccccccctccccctca tcagactctacccccctccccctcagtcAGACTCTACCCCTCAGTCAGACcctaccccccctccccctcagtcagactctacccccccctccccctcagtcagactctacccccctccccctcagtcAGACTCTACCCCTCAGTCAGaccctacccccctccccctcagtcagactctacccccctcccccctcagtcagactctacccccctccccctcagtcagactctaccccccctccccctcagtcAGACTCTACCCCTCAGTCAGaccctacccccctccccctcagtcAGACTCTACCCCTCAGTCAGaccctacccccctccccctcagtcAGACTCTACCCCTCAGTCAGaccctacccccctccccctcagtcAGACTCTACCCCTCAGTCAGaccctacccccctccccctcagtcagaccctaccccccctccccctcagtcagaccctaccccccctccccctcagtcAGACCCTACCCCCGCTCCCCCTCAGTCAGACCCTACCCCCGCTCCCCCTCAGTCAGACcctaccccccctccccctcagtcAGACTCAAAGAATAA